The Streptomyces sp. NBC_00440 genome contains a region encoding:
- a CDS encoding PP2C family protein-serine/threonine phosphatase, with protein MSLSLRFAAGSHKGMIREGNEDSGYAGPRLLAIADGMGGQAAGEVASSEVISTLVTLDDDVPGSDILTSLGTAVQRANDQLRMMVEEDPQLEGMGTTLTALLWTGQRLGLVHVGDSRAYLLRDGVLTQITQDHTWVQRLVDEGRITEEEATTHPQRSLLMRALGSGEHVEPDLSIREVRAGDRYMICSDGLSGVVSHQTMEETLASYQGPTETIQELIQLALRGGGPDNITCIVADVLDVDSNDSLAEQLNDTPVVVGAVAENQAAQHDGGAMQTPAGRASGLGRQVPPPAPGGFGPPGSGDGYGAAPEGTFGAYSDEDFTKPSGGRKWIKRSLFIVLALAVIGGGLYGGYRWTQTQYYVGSNNQNVALYQGISQDLAWVKLSKVETDHPEIELKYLPPYQRKQVDATITEGSLSEAKVKIGELAQQADVCKKDAERRKIADEKKPSKTDTGKTTGTSSTLSSKSSTTSQSGTTGKPKPSAKPTPGPSLSEDEQKLVPLCGQQ; from the coding sequence ATGAGTCTGTCCCTGCGCTTCGCCGCCGGATCGCACAAGGGCATGATCCGCGAGGGGAACGAGGACTCCGGCTATGCCGGCCCCCGGCTCCTCGCCATCGCCGACGGAATGGGCGGCCAGGCCGCCGGCGAGGTCGCCAGCTCCGAGGTCATCTCCACGCTCGTCACCCTCGACGACGACGTCCCCGGTTCTGACATCCTGACCTCGCTCGGCACGGCCGTACAGCGGGCCAACGACCAACTCCGCATGATGGTCGAGGAAGACCCCCAGCTCGAAGGCATGGGCACCACGCTCACCGCCCTCCTCTGGACCGGTCAGCGCCTCGGCCTCGTGCATGTCGGCGACTCCCGCGCCTACCTCCTGCGGGACGGCGTCCTGACGCAGATCACCCAGGACCACACCTGGGTGCAGCGCCTCGTCGACGAGGGCCGCATCACCGAGGAGGAAGCCACCACCCACCCGCAGCGCTCCCTGCTGATGCGCGCGCTGGGCAGTGGTGAACACGTCGAGCCCGACCTCTCCATCCGGGAGGTACGGGCAGGCGACCGCTACATGATCTGTTCCGACGGGCTCTCCGGCGTCGTCTCCCACCAGACGATGGAAGAGACGCTCGCCAGCTACCAGGGCCCCACGGAGACGATCCAGGAGCTGATCCAGCTCGCCCTGCGCGGCGGCGGCCCCGACAACATCACCTGCATCGTGGCCGACGTCCTCGACGTCGACTCCAACGACTCCCTGGCCGAGCAGCTCAACGACACCCCGGTCGTGGTCGGCGCGGTCGCCGAGAACCAGGCGGCCCAGCACGACGGCGGGGCCATGCAGACCCCGGCGGGCCGGGCGTCCGGCCTCGGCCGCCAGGTGCCGCCGCCCGCGCCGGGCGGCTTCGGCCCGCCCGGAAGCGGCGACGGATACGGCGCGGCCCCCGAAGGCACGTTCGGCGCGTACAGCGACGAGGACTTCACCAAGCCGTCCGGCGGTCGCAAGTGGATCAAGCGGTCGCTGTTCATCGTGCTCGCCCTCGCCGTCATCGGCGGCGGCCTCTACGGCGGTTACCGCTGGACCCAGACCCAGTACTACGTCGGGTCCAACAACCAGAACGTCGCGCTCTACCAGGGCATCAGCCAGGACCTCGCCTGGGTCAAGCTCTCGAAGGTCGAGACGGACCACCCCGAGATCGAACTCAAGTACCTCCCGCCGTACCAGCGCAAGCAGGTCGACGCGACGATCACCGAAGGCAGCCTCAGCGAGGCGAAGGTCAAGATCGGCGAACTCGCCCAGCAGGCCGACGTCTGCAAGAAGGACGCGGAGCGCCGCAAGATCGCGGACGAGAAGAAGCCGTCGAAGACGGACACCGGCAAGACGACCGGCACCTCAAGCACACTCTCCTCCAAGAGCAGTACGACCTCCCAGAGCGGTACGACAGGGAAACCCAAGCCCAGCGCCAAACCCACGCCCGGCCCCAGCCTCTCGGAGGACGAGCAGAAGCTGGTCCCGCTGTGCGGTCAGCAGTAG
- a CDS encoding FHA domain-containing protein FhaB/FipA — MSELTLTVMRLGFLAVLWLFVIVAVQVIRSDLFGTRVTQRGSRRNADARPPQTARQAAAPPQQRQQPAAGRQRRGAPTKLVVSEGSLTGTTVALQGQTVTLGRAHDSTIVLDDDYASSRHARIYPDRDGQWIVEDLGSTNGTYLDRTRLTTPTPIPLGAPIRIGKTVIELRK, encoded by the coding sequence ATGTCAGAGCTGACCCTGACGGTCATGCGGCTAGGTTTCCTAGCTGTTCTGTGGCTGTTCGTGATCGTGGCCGTCCAGGTCATCCGTAGCGATCTGTTCGGAACGCGCGTCACGCAACGCGGCTCACGCCGCAACGCGGACGCCCGTCCTCCGCAGACCGCGCGGCAGGCCGCCGCGCCGCCGCAACAGCGTCAGCAGCCGGCCGCCGGCCGCCAGCGCCGGGGCGCACCCACCAAACTCGTCGTCTCCGAGGGGTCCCTCACGGGCACCACGGTCGCCCTCCAGGGCCAGACCGTCACCCTCGGCCGGGCACATGATTCAACGATCGTGCTGGACGACGACTACGCGTCGAGCAGGCATGCCAGGATCTACCCCGACCGTGACGGCCAGTGGATCGTCGAGGATCTCGGGTCCACCAACGGCACGTATCTCGACCGGACCCGGCTGACCACCCCGACGCCGATCCCGCTGGGCGCACCGATCCGCATCGGCAAGACCGTCATCGAACTGCGGAAGTAG
- a CDS encoding FhaA domain-containing protein, whose protein sequence is MGVMKKFEQRLEGLVNGTFAKVFKSEVQPVEIAGALQRECDNNATIWNRERTVVPNDFIVELSTPDYERLSPYSGQLGDELSGLVRDYAKQQRYAFMGPIKVHLEKAEDLDTGLYRVRSRTLASSTSQQGADHGPAAPAPQRNAGGYGYPPAAAPPMPAAPPPGGHRPAAGRAPSPGPMPSTQIRRWIEVNGTRHQISRATLVLGRSTEADVRIDDPGVSRRHCEIRAGSPSTIQDLGSTNGIVVDGQHTTRATLRDGSRIVVGNSTIVYRQAEG, encoded by the coding sequence ATGGGAGTCATGAAGAAGTTCGAGCAGCGTCTCGAAGGTCTGGTCAACGGCACCTTCGCGAAGGTGTTCAAGTCCGAGGTCCAGCCCGTCGAGATCGCCGGTGCGCTCCAGCGCGAATGCGACAACAACGCGACGATCTGGAACCGCGAGCGGACGGTCGTCCCCAACGACTTCATCGTCGAACTGAGCACACCGGACTACGAGCGCCTCAGCCCGTACTCGGGGCAGCTGGGCGACGAACTCTCCGGTCTGGTCCGGGACTACGCCAAGCAGCAGCGGTACGCCTTCATGGGCCCGATCAAGGTCCATCTGGAGAAGGCCGAGGACCTGGACACCGGTCTCTACCGCGTCCGCAGCCGCACCCTCGCGTCGAGCACCAGCCAGCAGGGCGCAGACCACGGACCCGCCGCACCGGCTCCCCAGCGGAACGCCGGCGGTTACGGCTACCCGCCGGCCGCGGCCCCGCCCATGCCCGCCGCACCTCCGCCCGGAGGCCACCGCCCGGCAGCCGGCCGGGCGCCCTCTCCCGGGCCCATGCCGAGCACCCAGATCCGGCGCTGGATCGAGGTCAACGGCACCCGCCATCAGATCTCGCGCGCCACTCTGGTCCTCGGCCGCAGCACCGAAGCCGACGTGCGTATCGACGACCCCGGCGTATCCCGCCGGCACTGTGAGATCCGCGCCGGTTCCCCCTCGACGATCCAGGATCTCGGTTCCACCAACGGCATCGTGGTAGACGGACAGCACACCACCCGCGCTACGCTCCGCGACGGCTCGCGGATCGTCGTGGGCAATTCCACCATCGTTTACCGGCAAGCCGAAGGGTGA
- a CDS encoding DHA2 family efflux MFS transporter permease subunit, translating into MSSAPADVAVGTISPPAAPPAPSASPPPAHRWWALVVIGLAQLMVVLDATIVNIALPSAQQDLGFSNDDRQWVVTAYSLAFGSLLLLGGRLADLFGRKTTLLIGLIGFAASSALAGAAGGFTMLVVGRALQGAFGAMLAPSALSLLTTTFTDPKERGRAFGVFGAIAGSGGAVGLLLGGVLTEHLNWRWTLYVNLAIAVLAVAGALLFIRRPAPAQRPKLDLLGTLLVSSGLFCIVYGFSNAETYTWSDPMCWGFLAGGVVLLLGFIGWQTKAVHPLLPLRVFADRNRSASYLMVFATGAGMFGIFLFLTYYLQQILHYTPVKTGLAFLPMILMLMLLAQLSINLLMPKIGPKIMVPIGTLFAAGGLAWLTRIDLSSSYSADILPPLLLIGAGIGMVMPPAMSLATLGIAPADQGVASATVNTMQQVGGSIGTALFSTMATTAAGDYVKDHGTSKPALAEAAVHSYATVYWWAAGLFAIAFLIAIFLYRKGRPMAAAPAPAGAKAPGSPHSLEKAAVTPQDRPTAEIPVADVPAGPAQTSVRGRVLGEHGAPVASAVTLIDQTGRQVARAVPAPDGSYALSAPPGRYVLVASAPDCRPRISELVVGTEPVDHNVQLAGTGGLFGTVSGASGPIGGALLVVTDAEGSVVDSTISAPDGGYRLPALPPAAYTLTAGAEGHQPYAALITVTGSAPTRHDAVLTAAATVRGTVLGPQGAPVNDALVTLLDAAGNVVGRHTTGPDGVYTFTGLTGLDYTVIAAGYPPAASQITVPSEPQDGFDVLLGHSD; encoded by the coding sequence ATGAGTTCCGCACCCGCCGACGTGGCCGTCGGCACCATATCCCCACCGGCCGCGCCACCAGCCCCATCGGCGTCGCCACCCCCGGCGCACCGCTGGTGGGCCCTCGTGGTCATCGGCCTCGCGCAGCTGATGGTGGTGCTGGACGCCACCATCGTGAACATCGCACTGCCCTCGGCCCAGCAGGACCTGGGATTCTCCAACGACGACCGCCAGTGGGTCGTCACCGCCTACTCGCTGGCCTTCGGCAGTCTGCTGCTGCTCGGCGGACGGCTGGCCGACCTCTTCGGCCGCAAGACCACCCTGCTGATCGGGCTGATCGGCTTCGCCGCCTCCTCCGCGCTGGCCGGAGCCGCGGGCGGCTTCACCATGCTGGTAGTGGGGCGTGCGCTCCAGGGCGCGTTCGGCGCGATGCTCGCGCCGTCGGCGCTGTCACTGCTGACGACGACCTTCACCGATCCGAAGGAACGCGGCCGCGCCTTCGGGGTGTTCGGGGCGATCGCCGGATCCGGCGGCGCGGTGGGACTGCTGCTCGGCGGGGTGCTCACCGAGCACCTGAACTGGCGCTGGACGCTGTACGTCAACCTCGCCATCGCCGTACTCGCGGTGGCCGGGGCGCTGCTGTTCATCCGGCGGCCCGCACCCGCCCAGCGCCCCAAGCTGGACCTGCTGGGCACCCTGCTGGTCTCCAGCGGGCTCTTCTGCATCGTCTACGGCTTCTCGAACGCGGAGACGTACACCTGGAGCGACCCGATGTGCTGGGGCTTCCTGGCGGGCGGTGTCGTCCTGCTGCTGGGCTTCATCGGCTGGCAGACCAAGGCCGTACACCCGTTGCTGCCGCTGCGGGTCTTCGCCGACCGCAACCGCAGCGCGTCGTATCTGATGGTGTTCGCCACCGGCGCCGGAATGTTCGGGATCTTCCTCTTCCTGACCTACTACCTCCAGCAGATCCTGCATTACACACCGGTGAAGACCGGGCTCGCCTTCCTGCCGATGATCCTGATGCTCATGCTGCTGGCGCAGCTGTCCATCAACCTGCTCATGCCGAAGATCGGCCCCAAGATCATGGTGCCGATCGGCACCCTGTTCGCCGCGGGCGGCCTGGCCTGGCTGACCAGGATCGACCTGTCCAGCAGTTACAGCGCGGACATCCTGCCGCCGCTGCTGCTGATCGGCGCCGGTATCGGCATGGTGATGCCCCCGGCCATGTCGCTGGCGACACTCGGCATCGCACCCGCCGACCAGGGGGTCGCGTCCGCGACCGTCAACACCATGCAGCAGGTGGGCGGTTCCATCGGCACCGCGCTGTTCTCCACCATGGCGACGACCGCGGCCGGCGACTATGTGAAGGACCACGGCACCTCCAAGCCGGCCCTCGCCGAAGCCGCCGTGCACAGCTACGCCACCGTCTACTGGTGGGCCGCCGGCCTGTTCGCGATCGCCTTCCTGATCGCGATCTTCCTCTACCGCAAGGGCCGTCCGATGGCGGCCGCACCGGCACCGGCAGGCGCGAAGGCCCCCGGGTCCCCGCACTCCCTCGAAAAGGCCGCCGTGACGCCGCAGGACCGGCCGACCGCGGAAATCCCGGTCGCCGACGTGCCCGCGGGCCCCGCGCAGACGAGCGTGCGGGGACGGGTACTGGGTGAGCACGGCGCTCCGGTGGCGTCGGCGGTGACGCTCATCGACCAGACCGGCCGCCAGGTCGCACGGGCCGTACCGGCCCCGGACGGCTCGTACGCCCTGTCCGCCCCGCCCGGCAGGTACGTCCTGGTCGCATCGGCGCCGGACTGCCGGCCCAGGATCAGCGAACTCGTCGTGGGCACGGAGCCCGTCGACCACAACGTCCAGCTCGCCGGGACCGGCGGACTCTTCGGCACGGTCAGCGGGGCGTCCGGGCCCATCGGCGGCGCACTGCTCGTCGTGACGGACGCGGAAGGCAGTGTGGTCGACTCCACCATCTCGGCCCCGGACGGCGGCTACCGGCTGCCCGCGCTGCCCCCGGCCGCGTACACCCTCACCGCAGGGGCGGAGGGCCACCAGCCCTACGCCGCCCTGATCACGGTGACCGGCTCCGCGCCCACCCGCCACGACGCGGTCCTCACGGCCGCCGCGACGGTACGGGGCACGGTGCTCGGGCCGCAGGGTGCGCCGGTGAACGACGCCCTGGTCACCCTGCTCGACGCGGCGGGCAACGTCGTCGGACGGCACACCACGGGCCCGGACGGCGTCTACACGTTCACGGGTCTCACCGGCCTCGACTACACCGTGATCGCCGCGGGCTACCCGCCCGCCGCGTCCCAGATCACCGTCCCCTCCGAGCCCCAGGACGGCTTCGACGTTCTGCTGGGGCACTCGGACTGA
- a CDS encoding TetR/AcrR family transcriptional regulator produces the protein MPQPESRRTRLSPEREAEIFTATLDLIREVGYEAARLDTVAQRSQCSKATLYRRWQGKPRLVSEALRHGKPFTLAGLDTGSLRGDLYEMTSRIGKARKDHALMRGIALAVRQDSALADAMHETLVRPDLEAARGIVDRAIARGEVDPANPALAFFPHLIQGAGFARLVFDQREPDADYLRRYVDAVALPVLLREIDSSATDTSLRSTT, from the coding sequence ATGCCGCAGCCCGAATCCCGAAGAACACGGCTGTCGCCCGAGCGGGAGGCAGAGATCTTCACCGCCACCCTCGACCTGATCCGCGAAGTCGGCTACGAAGCCGCCCGCCTCGACACCGTGGCGCAGCGCTCCCAGTGCAGCAAGGCCACGCTCTACCGGCGCTGGCAGGGAAAGCCCCGGCTGGTGTCGGAAGCGCTCCGGCACGGCAAGCCGTTCACCCTGGCCGGGCTGGACACCGGATCCCTGCGGGGGGATCTGTACGAGATGACCTCCCGCATCGGGAAGGCCAGAAAGGACCACGCCCTGATGCGCGGCATCGCCCTGGCCGTCCGGCAGGACTCCGCCCTGGCGGACGCGATGCACGAGACGCTGGTGCGGCCCGACCTGGAGGCCGCCCGGGGGATCGTGGACCGCGCCATCGCCCGCGGAGAGGTCGATCCGGCGAATCCGGCCCTCGCCTTCTTCCCCCACCTCATCCAGGGTGCGGGCTTCGCCCGGCTGGTCTTCGACCAGCGCGAGCCCGACGCCGACTACCTGCGCCGCTACGTCGACGCCGTCGCCCTCCCCGTGCTGCTCCGGGAGATCGACAGCAGCGCCACAGATACCTCTTTGAGGAGTACCACATGA